In Vibrio cyclitrophicus, one genomic interval encodes:
- a CDS encoding PhnA domain-containing protein, giving the protein MSLPPCPQCQSEYVYPDQNNLICPECAYEWNPEEERLEREAARVKDVNGAVLDTGDKVTFIKDLKVKGSSSVLKIGTKAVIRRINEGKDHQLDCKLDGGGEMLVTAKYVKKQ; this is encoded by the coding sequence ATGTCTTTACCTCCTTGTCCGCAATGCCAATCTGAATATGTCTACCCAGACCAAAACAACCTAATCTGCCCTGAGTGTGCCTATGAATGGAACCCAGAAGAAGAGCGTTTAGAAAGAGAAGCTGCGCGTGTAAAGGACGTTAACGGCGCAGTGTTAGATACCGGCGATAAAGTCACTTTCATTAAAGATTTAAAAGTGAAAGGCAGCTCTAGTGTACTGAAAATCGGTACCAAAGCAGTGATTCGACGCATCAACGAAGGCAAAGATCACCAGCTAGATTGTAAGCTTGATGGTGGCGGTGAAATGCTGGTGACTGCAAAGTACGTGAAAAAACAGTAA
- a CDS encoding efflux RND transporter permease subunit produces the protein MINAIIRWSISNRFLVLVATVAIVFGGLYSVKNTPVDAIPDLSDVQVIIKTSYPGQAPQVVEDQVTYPLTTAMLAVPGAETVRGYSFFGDSYVYIIFNDDTDMYWARSRVLEYLSQVAPNLPSSAKPTLGPDATGVGWVYSYVLQDKTSKHDLAELRSLQDWFLKYELQTVEGVSEVATAGGMVKQYQVQIDPAKLRAYDLTLQQVNKAIQDGNQETGASVVEIAEAEHMVRTTGYLTSIEDIQSLPLKVTDKGTPLLLGDIADINLGPQMRRGISELNGEGEAVGGVIVMRFGENASEVIDSVKSKLAELQAGLPDGVEIVATYDRSTLIGSAVENLWKKLAEEFFVVAIVCALFLFHIRSSLVIALSLPVGILGAFIVMHWQGINANIMSLGGIAIAIGAMVDGAIVMIENVHKHIERTPLTDKNRWQVIGKAAEEVGAPLFFSLIIITLSFVPVFALEGQEGKMFSPLAFTKTYAMAAAAGLAITLVPVLMGYFIRGNVLPEHKNPVNRSLVAMYKPLLNLSLKYPKVMIVIALGLMASAYYPTSKLGSEFIPPLDEGDLMYMPTTYPGISIGKARELLQQTNKLIKTIPEVETTWGKIGRAETATDPAPLTMIETVIQLKPRDEWRDGVTTESLRKEFDDLIQFPGLTNAWVMPIKTRIDMLATGIKTPIGIKIAGPDLSVIENIGSQLEPILNGVSGTASVYAERVAGGRYVTIDIKRRSAARYGLSIKEVQQVISTAVGGMNVGETVEGLERYPINVRYPQDYRDSVVKLQSLPLVTPNGARIALSDVADIRYEDGPPMIKTENARPNGWVFVDIDGRDLGSYVAEAQQVVAEQIVLPAGYSLAWSGQYEYMERAKDRLSVVVPITIAIIMLLLYLSFRRVGEVMMIMLTLPLAMVGGLWLMHYLNYNFSIAVGVGFIALAGVAVEIGVIMLVYLNQAWHYKKLDAEQNQQTLQQADLTDAIREGAGLRVRPVMMTVLTVIIGLIPIMYGEGTGSEVMQRIAAPMIGGMASALLLTLLVLPAIFKLWKQRDLTQSQNEKSK, from the coding sequence ATGATCAATGCAATCATTCGTTGGTCCATCAGTAACCGATTCTTGGTTCTGGTTGCCACGGTCGCCATCGTATTTGGTGGCTTATACAGTGTTAAAAATACACCTGTTGATGCCATTCCAGATCTGTCTGATGTACAGGTGATCATCAAAACCAGCTATCCGGGGCAAGCGCCTCAAGTAGTCGAAGATCAGGTGACCTATCCGCTCACAACGGCGATGTTAGCCGTTCCGGGTGCAGAAACGGTTCGTGGTTACTCGTTCTTTGGTGATTCCTATGTATATATCATCTTCAACGACGATACCGATATGTACTGGGCACGTTCTCGCGTGTTGGAATACCTCAGCCAAGTAGCGCCTAACTTACCATCAAGTGCTAAGCCAACATTAGGACCAGATGCAACCGGTGTGGGCTGGGTATACAGCTATGTACTGCAAGACAAAACTAGTAAGCACGACTTGGCGGAACTTCGTAGCCTGCAAGACTGGTTCTTGAAGTATGAGCTGCAAACCGTTGAGGGCGTGTCTGAAGTCGCGACTGCCGGTGGCATGGTGAAGCAGTATCAAGTACAGATTGATCCTGCCAAATTACGTGCTTATGACCTAACGCTTCAGCAAGTCAACAAGGCGATCCAAGATGGTAACCAAGAAACGGGAGCCTCAGTGGTTGAGATTGCTGAAGCGGAGCATATGGTTCGTACAACCGGTTACCTCACAAGCATCGAAGACATTCAATCACTGCCACTAAAGGTGACCGACAAAGGCACACCGCTGTTATTGGGCGATATTGCTGACATTAACCTTGGCCCGCAGATGCGTCGTGGTATCTCTGAGCTGAATGGTGAAGGCGAAGCCGTTGGTGGCGTTATCGTGATGCGCTTTGGTGAGAATGCCAGTGAAGTGATTGATTCTGTTAAGAGTAAACTCGCAGAGCTGCAAGCGGGATTACCAGACGGTGTCGAAATTGTCGCGACTTATGACCGTTCAACCTTGATTGGTTCTGCGGTAGAAAACCTATGGAAGAAGTTGGCAGAAGAGTTCTTCGTGGTTGCGATTGTGTGTGCGCTGTTCCTCTTCCATATTCGTTCCTCACTGGTTATCGCACTGAGTCTGCCTGTCGGTATATTAGGGGCGTTTATCGTGATGCATTGGCAGGGCATTAACGCAAATATCATGTCTCTCGGTGGTATCGCGATTGCGATTGGTGCCATGGTTGATGGTGCGATCGTAATGATAGAGAACGTTCACAAGCACATAGAACGAACACCTCTGACCGATAAGAACCGTTGGCAAGTAATTGGTAAAGCGGCAGAAGAGGTGGGTGCGCCGCTGTTCTTCTCCCTGATTATCATTACTTTAAGCTTTGTTCCTGTATTCGCGTTAGAAGGCCAAGAGGGCAAGATGTTCTCGCCACTCGCGTTCACCAAAACGTATGCAATGGCAGCGGCTGCAGGCTTGGCTATCACGCTTGTACCAGTGCTAATGGGTTACTTCATTCGTGGCAACGTGTTACCTGAGCATAAGAACCCAGTGAATCGCAGTTTGGTCGCGATGTATAAGCCGCTGCTTAACTTAAGCCTCAAATATCCAAAGGTGATGATTGTGATTGCATTGGGTTTGATGGCTTCTGCGTATTACCCAACTAGCAAGCTTGGCAGTGAGTTCATTCCTCCTTTGGATGAAGGTGACTTGATGTACATGCCGACTACTTACCCGGGGATTTCGATAGGTAAGGCGCGTGAATTGCTGCAGCAAACCAACAAGCTGATCAAGACCATCCCAGAAGTTGAAACCACATGGGGCAAAATCGGACGTGCGGAAACGGCAACCGATCCTGCACCACTCACCATGATTGAAACCGTTATTCAGCTAAAACCTCGCGATGAATGGCGTGACGGCGTCACTACGGAGTCATTACGTAAAGAGTTCGATGATCTGATTCAGTTCCCGGGTTTGACTAACGCATGGGTTATGCCAATCAAGACTCGGATCGACATGTTGGCGACTGGCATTAAAACACCAATCGGAATCAAGATAGCAGGACCGGACTTGAGTGTTATTGAGAATATCGGCTCTCAGCTTGAACCTATCTTGAACGGTGTTAGCGGCACGGCTTCTGTGTATGCCGAACGTGTGGCTGGTGGTCGTTATGTCACGATAGACATTAAGCGTCGTTCTGCTGCTCGTTACGGATTAAGTATCAAAGAGGTTCAGCAGGTTATCTCGACTGCAGTGGGTGGGATGAATGTTGGTGAAACCGTTGAAGGGCTAGAGCGTTACCCGATTAACGTGCGCTACCCGCAAGATTATCGTGATTCTGTCGTGAAGTTGCAGAGCTTGCCACTCGTTACGCCAAACGGTGCTCGTATCGCTTTATCTGATGTTGCGGATATTCGTTACGAAGATGGCCCGCCAATGATTAAAACAGAGAATGCACGTCCTAATGGTTGGGTATTCGTGGACATTGATGGGCGTGACCTTGGTTCTTACGTGGCAGAAGCGCAGCAAGTCGTTGCCGAGCAAATAGTATTGCCTGCAGGTTACTCACTCGCATGGTCAGGTCAATACGAATACATGGAACGCGCCAAAGATCGCCTGAGTGTGGTAGTGCCTATCACTATCGCCATCATTATGTTGCTGCTGTATCTGAGCTTCCGCCGTGTCGGTGAAGTGATGATGATCATGCTGACATTGCCGTTAGCCATGGTGGGTGGTTTGTGGTTGATGCACTACCTCAATTACAACTTTTCTATTGCAGTTGGTGTCGGCTTCATTGCGCTAGCGGGCGTTGCGGTTGAGATAGGTGTGATCATGTTGGTGTACCTCAACCAAGCGTGGCATTACAAAAAGCTCGATGCAGAACAGAACCAACAAACACTTCAGCAAGCTGATCTCACAGATGCCATTCGTGAAGGGGCAGGGCTTCGTGTGCGTCCAGTCATGATGACGGTTCTTACGGTCATCATTGGTCTAATTCCAATCATGTATGGCGAGGGTACTGGTTCGGAAGTGATGCAACGAATTGCCGCGCCAATGATAGGAGGAATGGCGTCTGCACTGCTGCTTACTCTACTGGTGCTGCCCGCAATCTTCAAGCTCTGGAAGCAGCGTGATCTCACTCAGAGCCAAAACGAGAAAAGTAAATAA
- a CDS encoding threonine/serine exporter family protein, with product MPSQFRINKIVEIGDTLHRSGCAPYKLEKYTQFYAKKHGVDVMIQATPTAINYQFPDDNNAVILKRLKPASINLSLLANTIIRINQPSSEPVPEPVGYSKFVTALANMGIPPAYLMLVGSTLEAVGFSALLGLMVWVCQQVLHSRRAIAVEFISALLTGIFVAFLASTGLPIPVWALCIASIVLFVPGLSIANALECLAFNDLVSGTSLLGQSALTLIKLFVGIIMGLNIGEAIWGQAVSIDYTNAVPVWMHISGLVLISVSIGVMFNARPKDILLGLPVAVLGMWGPFYLGFDSGWVVGTWVTTVLITLYGTWIAKKMELTGSIYIVQGIIILVPGSRVLVSASQSVFEQSILPIPSIGLSALFMFSAIVAGQITAYSIYSPKVER from the coding sequence ATGCCTTCTCAGTTCAGAATTAACAAAATTGTTGAAATTGGTGACACTCTTCACCGCAGCGGTTGTGCTCCCTATAAGCTTGAAAAATACACACAGTTCTATGCAAAAAAGCATGGTGTGGATGTGATGATCCAAGCAACACCAACCGCGATTAATTATCAATTTCCAGACGATAACAACGCCGTTATTCTTAAGCGTCTAAAGCCTGCTTCAATTAATCTGAGTTTGTTGGCAAATACCATCATTCGTATCAACCAACCAAGCAGTGAGCCAGTGCCAGAGCCTGTCGGTTACTCAAAGTTTGTTACGGCACTAGCTAATATGGGCATTCCGCCTGCGTATTTGATGCTAGTCGGCAGTACGTTGGAAGCGGTTGGCTTTTCTGCGTTATTGGGTTTGATGGTTTGGGTATGTCAGCAAGTCCTGCATTCACGTCGCGCAATTGCGGTTGAATTTATCTCAGCATTATTGACGGGCATCTTTGTGGCGTTTTTGGCAAGTACAGGCTTGCCGATCCCTGTGTGGGCGTTGTGTATTGCGTCAATCGTCTTATTCGTCCCCGGATTATCCATAGCCAACGCATTAGAATGTTTGGCCTTCAACGATCTCGTTTCGGGTACCAGTTTGCTAGGGCAGAGTGCCTTAACGCTGATCAAGCTATTTGTTGGGATTATCATGGGTCTCAATATTGGTGAAGCGATATGGGGACAAGCGGTCTCCATCGACTATACCAATGCGGTGCCAGTGTGGATGCACATATCAGGCTTGGTGTTGATCTCTGTGTCTATCGGCGTGATGTTCAATGCTCGCCCTAAAGATATCTTACTTGGTCTGCCTGTAGCGGTTCTGGGTATGTGGGGTCCGTTCTATCTCGGTTTTGATAGTGGTTGGGTTGTCGGTACTTGGGTAACCACCGTTCTTATTACTTTGTATGGTACTTGGATTGCTAAAAAGATGGAGCTCACGGGGTCTATTTACATCGTGCAAGGGATCATCATCTTAGTTCCGGGTAGTCGCGTATTGGTGAGTGCGAGTCAATCGGTGTTTGAGCAATCTATCTTGCCGATCCCGAGTATCGGTTTATCGGCGCTGTTTATGTTCTCCGCGATTGTGGCAGGGCAAATCACCGCGTATTCGATCTACTCACCAAAAGTCGAGCGTTAA
- a CDS encoding DUF1800 domain-containing protein, with protein sequence MNYYPTSKIVAEQRFGFGPRLGQAAYYSPLEQLDKKPFIHQSIQALPTTESILITVGENREQRKKAKGDEQKMQAMKKEAQSFLRTHYRQQAQARHLQSVETPYGFQERIIQFWSNHFAISVDNRKLMPLAASIENDVVRKHWNGNFSDMLMASSKHPAMLLYLDNQLSIGPNSKVGKRRDKGLNENLAREILELHTLGVDGSYTQQDVIALAKAISGWGIKFQSPNAGFRFANNLHEPGSIILLGKPYSQSGISQGESCLGALANHKDTAKHLVDKLCEHFIGDTPKDLSEQMIATYLKGNGELLPVYRLLLGSKEANEPKPNRFRPPKEWLFAVLRSADIPLNDKQALNTLNTLGQPPFKPGSPAGWSDQDRDYNSPSALTQRMQVANRLASIAIKSAKASGTKPKVVVDDVIAALYGDAIDEHTQIVLSKADSAAMQLSLLWLSPQFQYR encoded by the coding sequence ATGAATTATTACCCAACTTCAAAAATTGTGGCTGAGCAAAGGTTTGGTTTTGGGCCTAGATTAGGTCAAGCAGCCTATTATTCGCCTTTAGAACAGTTAGATAAAAAGCCATTTATTCATCAGTCCATTCAAGCTTTACCCACAACCGAATCTATCCTGATAACCGTCGGTGAGAATCGTGAACAGCGAAAGAAAGCCAAGGGTGATGAGCAAAAGATGCAAGCAATGAAGAAAGAGGCACAGTCTTTTCTTCGAACTCACTACCGACAACAAGCTCAAGCTCGCCATCTACAAAGCGTTGAAACGCCTTATGGTTTTCAAGAGCGCATTATTCAGTTTTGGAGCAATCACTTCGCCATTTCGGTCGACAATCGAAAGTTGATGCCCTTAGCTGCGAGTATTGAAAACGATGTGGTTCGCAAGCATTGGAATGGTAATTTCAGCGATATGCTGATGGCTTCTTCAAAACATCCAGCCATGCTTCTTTATCTAGATAATCAACTCTCGATTGGGCCCAATTCCAAAGTCGGTAAGCGTCGTGATAAGGGGCTCAACGAAAACCTCGCTCGTGAAATTCTAGAGCTCCACACCCTCGGCGTTGATGGTTCCTATACCCAACAAGATGTAATTGCTTTGGCCAAAGCGATCTCGGGGTGGGGTATTAAATTCCAATCTCCAAATGCTGGTTTTCGATTCGCCAATAACCTCCATGAGCCCGGCAGCATTATCTTACTTGGAAAACCTTACTCCCAATCAGGTATCTCACAAGGGGAGTCGTGTTTAGGAGCCTTAGCTAACCACAAAGACACGGCCAAACATTTGGTTGATAAGCTTTGCGAGCATTTTATTGGTGACACGCCTAAAGATCTCTCAGAACAAATGATCGCGACATATCTAAAAGGTAATGGTGAGTTACTGCCCGTTTATCGCTTGTTGCTGGGAAGCAAAGAAGCAAACGAACCCAAGCCCAATAGATTCAGACCACCGAAAGAGTGGCTATTTGCGGTACTTCGCAGTGCCGACATTCCTCTTAATGATAAGCAAGCACTGAACACTCTCAACACACTAGGCCAACCACCCTTTAAACCGGGTTCACCTGCAGGATGGTCGGATCAAGACAGAGACTACAATAGCCCTTCGGCATTAACCCAGCGTATGCAAGTCGCTAATCGGCTAGCCTCAATCGCGATAAAGTCGGCTAAGGCCTCGGGTACAAAACCAAAGGTGGTAGTAGATGACGTGATCGCAGCTTTATATGGCGATGCGATTGATGAACATACTCAAATTGTATTGAGCAAAGCCGACAGCGCTGCAATGCAACTTTCCCTGTTGTGGTTAAGCCCACAGTTTCAATATCGTTAG
- a CDS encoding copper-binding protein: MKKTLIAIALTLTTATAFAAMNHSAGDHSNMDHSGMDHSMMKSGEMDHSKMDHSMMKDGKMNHSKMNHSKMMNMDGMMDMEGMSEVGMPAQGAKPDKVVHVLLSDDMRITFKNRVDIEPNDVVQFVVMNTGKIDHEFSIGSATEQLEHREMMKKMGNHHHDSGSTVTVKPGKAKQLLWHFHGDNHVEFACNIPGHSEAGMAKSITL, translated from the coding sequence ATGAAAAAGACACTGATTGCTATCGCCCTAACACTGACTACTGCAACGGCTTTTGCTGCTATGAATCATTCAGCTGGTGACCACTCAAACATGGATCACTCAGGAATGGACCACTCGATGATGAAGAGCGGTGAAATGGATCATTCAAAGATGGATCACAGCATGATGAAGGATGGAAAGATGAACCATTCAAAGATGAACCATTCAAAGATGATGAATATGGATGGAATGATGGACATGGAAGGTATGTCGGAAGTTGGTATGCCAGCTCAAGGCGCTAAACCCGATAAAGTGGTTCATGTTCTACTGAGTGACGACATGAGAATTACGTTTAAGAACAGGGTCGATATTGAGCCTAATGACGTGGTGCAGTTTGTAGTGATGAATACAGGCAAGATTGACCACGAATTCTCGATTGGTTCTGCAACAGAGCAGTTAGAGCATCGTGAAATGATGAAAAAGATGGGTAACCACCATCATGATTCTGGCAGCACAGTGACAGTAAAACCGGGCAAAGCGAAGCAGTTGCTTTGGCATTTTCACGGTGATAATCACGTAGAGTTCGCATGCAATATCCCAGGTCACTCAGAAGCGGGTATGGCGAAGTCGATAACGCTGTAG
- a CDS encoding DUF1501 domain-containing protein — protein MKKTNGSQNMKSQSHEPHNHDLQSIDRRQFMGLAAAVGVSAMLPFPSFAKTRSDNIFVWISLRGAMDGLNVVVPHADPDYADLRPNIGLKTKQLLNLDSFFGLHPSLKSCHQWYENKEVSFVHACSTAYRERSHFDGQKILENGTSDPFNTEGWLNRLLTLSSSQYDGIAIDSGLPLIMQGESTVASWYPNRLKTRDKQTELLEELFQSDQMLSANFESVMKIDELVGDQGVGKQFKSLMRKTGDILSAENGPNIAALELGGWDTHANQGSVNGRLSNQLKTLDAGLAALKESLGSRWNNTVIIAASEFGRTAKENGTKGTDHGTGNVMLVAGGAMASKALNTSSSGASGGRVIANWPGLSQENLYQGRDLKPTTDMRGVIKGVLNQHLSIEEKQLNTIFPDSEMIKPLQMI, from the coding sequence ATGAAAAAGACAAACGGTTCGCAGAATATGAAGTCGCAGAGTCATGAGCCACACAATCACGACCTACAAAGTATTGATCGTCGCCAGTTTATGGGCCTTGCCGCAGCTGTTGGTGTGAGTGCGATGTTGCCATTTCCAAGCTTTGCCAAAACACGTTCAGACAATATCTTTGTTTGGATATCACTGCGTGGCGCGATGGATGGGTTAAACGTTGTGGTACCTCATGCTGATCCTGATTATGCAGATCTAAGACCGAATATTGGCTTGAAGACTAAGCAACTACTTAACCTAGATAGTTTCTTTGGGTTACACCCTTCGCTTAAAAGTTGTCATCAATGGTATGAAAATAAAGAAGTCAGCTTTGTTCATGCTTGTTCAACCGCTTATCGCGAGCGTTCTCATTTTGATGGACAAAAGATATTAGAAAACGGCACTTCCGATCCTTTTAATACCGAAGGGTGGCTTAACCGTTTACTCACGCTGAGTTCCTCCCAATACGATGGAATTGCGATTGATTCCGGGCTGCCGCTCATCATGCAGGGTGAATCTACCGTGGCAAGTTGGTATCCAAACCGCTTGAAAACACGCGACAAACAAACCGAGCTACTTGAAGAACTCTTCCAAAGTGACCAAATGTTGTCTGCTAATTTCGAAAGTGTAATGAAAATCGACGAGTTGGTGGGTGACCAAGGCGTTGGCAAACAATTTAAGTCATTGATGCGTAAAACGGGCGACATCTTATCTGCTGAAAACGGGCCAAACATCGCAGCACTAGAATTAGGTGGTTGGGATACCCACGCAAATCAAGGCAGCGTCAATGGTAGATTGAGTAACCAGCTTAAAACCTTGGATGCAGGGTTAGCGGCGCTTAAAGAGTCGTTAGGTTCACGCTGGAATAATACGGTGATCATCGCCGCAAGTGAATTTGGCCGAACAGCGAAGGAAAATGGCACAAAAGGCACCGATCACGGCACTGGTAACGTCATGTTGGTTGCGGGTGGTGCGATGGCTAGCAAGGCTTTAAACACATCGAGCTCAGGCGCATCTGGAGGCAGAGTTATCGCAAACTGGCCGGGATTAAGCCAAGAGAATCTGTACCAAGGGCGAGATCTCAAACCAACTACCGACATGCGAGGCGTAATCAAAGGCGTGTTGAACCAGCATCTGTCGATAGAAGAAAAGCAACTCAACACCATCTTCCCTGATAGTGAGATGATAAAGCCACTTCAAATGATATGA
- a CDS encoding N-acetyltransferase translates to MIREYSAADTETVINIWLTASIKAHNFIAPEFWESQVGNMRDIYLPASQTYVFQIDGQVRGFYSLYEGILAAIFVCPEHQGSGIGKQLMQHAKLECPNLSLNVYKENQVTIEFYLSQGFSIVSEQADEHTGHQEYTMHLA, encoded by the coding sequence ATGATCAGAGAATACAGCGCAGCCGACACCGAAACGGTCATAAATATATGGCTCACGGCTTCCATTAAGGCTCACAACTTCATAGCGCCTGAATTTTGGGAGTCACAAGTAGGCAATATGCGCGATATCTACCTTCCTGCGTCACAAACCTATGTGTTCCAAATTGATGGGCAAGTTCGCGGGTTTTATTCGCTTTATGAAGGTATATTAGCCGCGATCTTTGTCTGCCCTGAGCATCAAGGGAGTGGTATCGGGAAACAGCTCATGCAACATGCCAAGCTTGAATGCCCTAATTTGTCATTGAATGTGTACAAAGAGAATCAAGTGACCATTGAGTTCTACCTTTCTCAAGGCTTTAGCATCGTAAGTGAACAAGCCGATGAGCACACCGGGCACCAAGAGTACACCATGCATTTAGCCTAG
- a CDS encoding GNAT family N-acetyltransferase — MKYSTRPAQSSDYEFLFELKKAAEFEPIKAVIGWDEQIQRDIHAEEWAEERPEIIEYQGKAIGSVLLQDKGDHFYFCRFFLLPEYHGKGIGSQILTDYLAHADKLSKPVELCYLQGNRVGELYLRFGFEITSQNDQFVYMWRK, encoded by the coding sequence TTGAAGTATTCGACAAGACCTGCTCAGTCATCAGATTATGAATTTCTGTTCGAGCTAAAAAAGGCGGCTGAATTTGAGCCAATCAAGGCTGTTATTGGCTGGGATGAGCAAATTCAACGAGATATACACGCCGAAGAGTGGGCAGAGGAAAGGCCTGAAATCATTGAGTATCAGGGCAAAGCGATTGGCAGTGTGTTGCTGCAAGACAAAGGTGACCACTTCTACTTTTGCCGATTCTTCTTGTTGCCTGAATATCATGGCAAGGGCATTGGTAGCCAAATCCTCACCGATTACTTAGCTCACGCAGATAAGCTCAGTAAGCCCGTTGAGTTGTGTTACCTGCAAGGTAATCGCGTTGGAGAGTTGTATCTCCGGTTTGGTTTTGAAATCACCTCGCAAAATGACCAGTTTGTATATATGTGGCGTAAATAG
- a CDS encoding GNAT family N-acetyltransferase, which yields MDIVKADMAHSNAFHHYVNACIDDGLEIYTGITDGSDTYLERRIAYSKGECLPEGWTPASTYFCIDSDQILGVIRVRHGTSEYIHDVIGHIGYETLPQARRRGIASHMLSWVQRHILIESAIITCDYDNVASQKVIEKCGGQFLNTFYSEQDQQEVLRYQLDPK from the coding sequence ATGGATATAGTCAAAGCCGACATGGCGCACTCGAATGCGTTCCACCATTATGTAAACGCTTGTATCGATGATGGACTTGAAATCTATACCGGTATTACCGATGGCAGTGATACTTACTTAGAAAGGCGAATCGCTTATTCAAAAGGTGAGTGTTTGCCTGAAGGTTGGACGCCAGCTTCTACTTACTTTTGTATTGATTCTGACCAGATTCTTGGTGTGATCAGAGTTCGTCACGGTACCAGTGAATACATTCATGACGTTATCGGGCATATCGGCTATGAGACTCTGCCACAAGCGAGGCGGCGAGGTATCGCAAGTCACATGTTGTCTTGGGTTCAGCGTCATATACTTATCGAAAGCGCTATTATTACCTGTGATTACGACAATGTTGCTTCGCAAAAAGTGATTGAGAAGTGCGGCGGCCAGTTTTTAAATACCTTTTATTCAGAGCAAGATCAGCAAGAGGTGTTGCGCTATCAGCTAGACCCAAAATGA